One Streptomyces sp. B21-105 genomic region harbors:
- a CDS encoding methionine synthase: MKADFSFAPATGVGSLPGGDAREAAKTVTGSFEDFPFLAELPARGPGADMIGRTAGLLVELYARVEPSGWRIGDRPGRDTKRARSWLREDLDALEEHTQGYEGQLKVQAVGPWTLAAALELRSGEAALSDPGACRDLAGSLAEGLRVHLAEVRRRVPGADVVLQLDEPSLTAVLRGHVRSASGYRTHRAVDRQVVEGTLRDVVGVHGDGPVVVHSCAPDVPFALLRRSGAAAVSFDFSLLTERDDDVIGEAVEAGTRLFAGVVPGVDTPLSDPAGSVMGVRTLWRRLGLRPELLAEAVTLTPSCGLAGASPGYARRALAHCVRAARSLADDPE; the protein is encoded by the coding sequence GTGAAAGCAGACTTCAGTTTCGCCCCGGCCACCGGCGTCGGCTCCCTGCCGGGCGGCGACGCCCGCGAGGCCGCCAAGACCGTCACCGGGTCCTTCGAGGACTTCCCCTTCCTCGCCGAGCTGCCGGCCCGTGGACCCGGCGCGGACATGATCGGCCGCACCGCGGGCCTGCTCGTCGAGCTGTACGCGCGCGTGGAGCCCAGCGGCTGGCGGATCGGCGACCGGCCGGGCCGGGACACCAAACGGGCCCGGTCCTGGCTGCGGGAGGACCTCGACGCGCTGGAGGAGCACACGCAGGGCTACGAGGGGCAGCTGAAGGTCCAGGCGGTCGGGCCGTGGACTCTCGCCGCCGCACTGGAGCTCAGGAGCGGCGAGGCGGCCCTCTCCGACCCCGGGGCCTGCCGCGATCTCGCCGGCTCCCTCGCCGAGGGCCTGCGCGTCCACCTCGCCGAGGTGCGCCGCCGGGTGCCCGGCGCGGACGTCGTGCTCCAGCTCGACGAGCCCTCCCTCACCGCCGTGCTCCGTGGTCACGTGCGGAGCGCCAGCGGCTACCGCACGCATCGTGCGGTCGACCGGCAGGTCGTGGAGGGCACGCTCCGGGACGTCGTCGGGGTGCACGGCGACGGGCCCGTCGTGGTCCACTCGTGCGCGCCGGACGTCCCCTTCGCCCTCCTGCGCCGGTCCGGCGCGGCGGCGGTCTCCTTCGACTTCTCGCTCCTCACCGAACGTGACGACGACGTGATCGGCGAGGCGGTCGAGGCGGGCACCCGGCTCTTCGCCGGTGTCGTGCCGGGCGTGGACACCCCATTGTCAGACCCTGCCGGTAGCGTCATGGGTGTCAGGACGCTGTGGCGCCGACTGGGGCTGCGACCGGAGCTCCTCGCGGAGGCGGTCACGCTGACGCCGTCGTGCGGCCTCGCGGGCGCTTCCCCCGGATACGCCCGCCGGGCCCTCGCCCACTGCGTCCGGGCGGCGAGATCCCT